One Microbacterium esteraromaticum genomic window carries:
- a CDS encoding beta-ketoacyl-ACP reductase, protein MSAERVVLVTGGNRGIGRAIAERFVRDGYRVAVTARSGEGPQGTLTVRADVTDAAAIDAAFTEVEQQLGPVEIVVANAGITKDTLLMRMSEDDFDSVVATNLGGTFRVVKRASKGMLRARFGRVILISSVVGLYGSAGQVNYSASKSALVGFARSLTRELGGRGITANVVAPGFIETDMTAELPEETQKQYKASIPAGRFATPDEVAGAVAWLAGDDAAYISGAVIPVDGGLGMGH, encoded by the coding sequence ATGAGCGCTGAGCGCGTCGTCCTCGTCACCGGCGGAAACCGCGGCATCGGCCGTGCGATCGCCGAACGCTTCGTCCGCGACGGGTACCGGGTCGCCGTCACCGCCCGCAGCGGCGAGGGACCGCAGGGCACCCTGACCGTGCGAGCAGACGTCACCGACGCCGCCGCGATCGACGCGGCCTTCACCGAGGTGGAGCAGCAGCTCGGCCCGGTCGAGATCGTCGTCGCGAACGCCGGGATCACCAAGGACACCCTTTTGATGCGCATGAGCGAGGACGACTTCGACAGCGTCGTCGCGACCAACCTCGGCGGCACCTTCCGCGTGGTCAAGCGCGCATCGAAGGGCATGCTCCGTGCGCGCTTCGGCCGCGTCATCCTCATCTCCAGCGTCGTCGGCCTGTACGGCTCGGCTGGGCAGGTCAACTACTCGGCGTCGAAGAGCGCCCTGGTCGGATTCGCCCGTTCGCTCACGCGCGAGCTGGGCGGACGCGGCATCACGGCGAACGTCGTCGCCCCCGGTTTCATCGAGACCGATATGACGGCCGAGCTGCCGGAGGAGACCCAGAAGCAGTACAAGGCGAGCATCCCCGCCGGGCGGTTCGCGACACCCGATGAGGTCGCCGGCGCGGTGGCATGGCTGGCGGGAGATGACGCCGCCTACATCTCCGGCGCCGTGATCCCGGTCGACGGCGGCCTCGGAATGGGGCACTGA
- a CDS encoding DUF3099 domain-containing protein codes for MKDKRHAPSVTSLPQSPQDEADHRVRRYALTMGIRTVCFLLMALVQPLGWWTWAFAAAAIFLPYIAVVYANAGSDSTPSAVESPVAQLESPRASAPEPTAADPDVITIIERRDDRGAGER; via the coding sequence GTGAAAGACAAGCGCCACGCCCCCTCCGTGACCTCCCTGCCGCAGTCGCCGCAGGACGAGGCCGATCACCGCGTGCGCCGCTACGCGCTGACGATGGGCATCCGCACGGTGTGCTTCCTACTGATGGCGCTCGTGCAGCCTCTCGGGTGGTGGACCTGGGCGTTCGCGGCCGCGGCGATCTTCCTCCCTTACATCGCCGTCGTGTATGCGAACGCAGGAAGCGACAGCACGCCGAGCGCCGTCGAGTCGCCGGTCGCGCAGCTCGAGAGCCCGAGGGCGTCCGCTCCTGAGCCGACCGCCGCAGACCCGGATGTGATCACGATCATCGAGAGGCGAGACGACCGCGGAGCCGGCGAGCGATGA
- a CDS encoding SURF1 family cytochrome oxidase biogenesis protein, protein MRWGVYVLVAIGFAIACVFLSQWQFDRNESRAEQIALVERNYDADPVPVADLLGTDGALQPADEWHPVLLRGEYLADEQVLVRNRPHGGTSAFEVLVPFRDESGLVLLVDRGWISPGEDASPKSVPAPPDGESSAVVRLRPGERLPASGRGAPEGQVPTIHLPTIADLVNPALTTSAYGQLVSEEPAAQAALGGFASPTDDPGPHLSYAIQWILFAVMGFAFIGYVIRIEIVKAKEDAGELPKRQPRRRDRDAADEDALLDAVQR, encoded by the coding sequence ATGCGCTGGGGCGTGTACGTGCTCGTGGCGATCGGCTTCGCGATCGCGTGCGTCTTCCTGTCGCAGTGGCAGTTCGATCGCAACGAGTCGCGTGCAGAGCAGATCGCCCTGGTGGAGCGCAATTACGATGCGGACCCGGTCCCCGTCGCCGACCTGCTCGGCACGGACGGCGCTCTCCAACCGGCCGATGAATGGCATCCGGTGCTGCTGCGCGGCGAGTACCTCGCCGATGAGCAGGTGCTCGTGCGCAACCGCCCGCACGGCGGCACCAGCGCGTTCGAGGTCCTCGTGCCGTTCCGCGACGAGAGCGGCCTGGTGCTGCTGGTCGACCGCGGCTGGATCTCCCCCGGCGAGGACGCATCACCGAAGTCCGTTCCCGCTCCCCCGGACGGCGAGAGCAGTGCGGTGGTGCGCCTGCGCCCCGGTGAGCGCCTCCCGGCGTCCGGTCGCGGCGCCCCCGAGGGACAGGTGCCGACCATCCATCTGCCGACGATCGCCGATCTGGTGAACCCGGCGCTGACCACGAGCGCCTACGGCCAGCTGGTGTCCGAGGAACCAGCCGCGCAGGCGGCGCTGGGCGGCTTCGCATCGCCCACAGACGATCCGGGCCCCCATCTTTCGTACGCGATCCAGTGGATCCTGTTCGCCGTCATGGGCTTCGCCTTCATCGGCTACGTGATCCGCATCGAGATCGTGAAGGCGAAAGAGGACGCCGGTGAGCTGCCGAAGCGGCAGCCACGGCGCCGCGATCGCGACGCCGCCGACGAGGACGCGCTTCTCGACGCCGTGCAGCGCTGA
- a CDS encoding ABC-F family ATP-binding cassette domain-containing protein, with protein sequence MLAVHELEIRVGARVLMSDVSFRVAAGDKIGLVGRNGAGKTTLTKVLAGDVLPSEGKVTKSGEIGYLPQDPRTGDPEVLARTRILDARGLGTLQLGMSKASHDMASDDPKIADRAMRKFANLTERFEALGGYAAEAEAASIAHNLSLPDRILDQPLNTLSGGQRRRIELARILFSDADTMILDEPTNHLDADSVVWLREFLKNYKGGLIVISHDVELVGETVNRVFYLDANRQVIDIYNMNWKNYLRQRVADEERRKKERANAEKKATQLQLQAARFGAKASKAAAAHQMVARAEKLLSGLDEVRQADRVAKLRFPKPAACGKTPLMASGLSKSYGSLEIFTDVDLAIDRGSKVVVLGLNGAGKTTLLRLLAGVDEPDTGQLEPGHGLKIGYYAQEHENLDVKRSVLENMISAAPDLNETEARKVLGSFLFTGDDVHKPAGVLSGGEKTRLSLATLVVSSANMLLLDEPTNNLDPASREEILGALAHYEGAVVLVSHDPGAVASLNPERVLILPDGVEDIWSKDYQDLIELA encoded by the coding sequence GTGCTCGCCGTGCACGAACTCGAGATCCGCGTCGGAGCCCGCGTGCTCATGTCGGACGTCTCGTTCCGAGTCGCCGCCGGCGACAAGATTGGCCTCGTCGGTCGCAACGGCGCGGGCAAGACCACCCTCACCAAGGTGCTCGCCGGCGATGTGCTGCCCAGCGAGGGCAAGGTGACCAAATCGGGTGAGATCGGCTACCTGCCCCAGGATCCGCGCACCGGCGACCCCGAGGTGCTCGCGCGCACCCGCATCCTCGATGCCCGCGGCCTCGGCACGCTGCAGCTCGGCATGTCGAAGGCGTCGCACGACATGGCATCGGACGACCCGAAGATCGCCGACCGCGCCATGCGCAAGTTCGCCAACCTGACCGAGCGGTTCGAGGCCCTCGGCGGCTACGCCGCCGAGGCGGAGGCTGCCTCCATCGCGCACAACCTCTCCCTTCCCGATCGCATCCTCGACCAGCCGCTCAACACGCTCTCGGGCGGTCAGCGCCGCCGCATCGAGCTCGCGCGCATCCTCTTCTCCGATGCCGACACGATGATCCTCGACGAGCCGACCAACCACCTCGACGCCGACAGCGTCGTGTGGCTGCGTGAGTTCCTCAAGAACTACAAGGGCGGCCTCATCGTGATCAGTCACGATGTCGAGCTCGTCGGCGAGACCGTGAACCGCGTCTTCTACCTCGACGCGAACCGCCAGGTCATCGACATCTACAACATGAACTGGAAGAACTACCTCCGTCAGCGGGTGGCCGACGAGGAGCGCCGCAAGAAGGAACGCGCCAACGCAGAGAAGAAGGCCACCCAGCTGCAGCTGCAGGCAGCCCGGTTCGGCGCCAAGGCGTCCAAGGCGGCCGCGGCGCACCAGATGGTCGCCCGTGCCGAGAAGCTGCTGTCCGGGCTCGACGAGGTGCGCCAGGCCGACCGGGTCGCCAAGCTGCGCTTCCCGAAGCCCGCTGCATGCGGCAAGACCCCGCTGATGGCATCCGGACTGTCCAAGTCGTACGGGTCGCTGGAGATCTTCACCGACGTCGATCTGGCGATCGACCGCGGTTCGAAGGTCGTCGTGCTCGGCCTCAACGGCGCGGGCAAGACGACGCTGCTGCGGCTGCTCGCCGGCGTCGACGAGCCGGACACGGGTCAGCTGGAGCCGGGGCACGGGCTCAAGATCGGCTATTACGCGCAGGAGCACGAGAATCTCGATGTGAAGCGCTCCGTGCTCGAGAACATGATCTCGGCAGCTCCCGACCTCAACGAGACCGAGGCGCGAAAGGTCCTCGGATCGTTCCTCTTCACCGGCGACGACGTGCACAAGCCGGCCGGTGTGCTCTCGGGCGGAGAGAAGACCCGGCTGTCGCTCGCGACTCTGGTCGTGTCGTCGGCCAACATGCTGCTGCTCGACGAGCCGACGAACAACCTCGATCCCGCGTCTCGCGAGGAGATCCTGGGGGCGCTGGCGCACTACGAGGGTGCCGTCGTGCTGGTGTCGCACGACCCCGGCGCGGTCGCGTCGCTGAATCCCGAGCGCGTGCTCATTCTTCCCGACGGCGTCGAGGACATCTGGAGCAAGGACTACCAGGACCTCATCGAGCTCGCCTGA
- a CDS encoding energy-coupling factor transporter transmembrane component T family protein has translation MISLYRPGTSILHRLPAGAKLCALIVAALLVSFARPGSVGAVLLVLSASGLLLVAGLGWRGVAAAWWRLRWLILLLGGALWVFVDVGTAVQSTARVIALILLAESVTRSTRMGDLLDVLERAMRPLRRFGVDPASVALTVSLTIAMVPVLAGFLAQVRDAQRARGVRLGARAVLPLLVLTLRHADDVGDALAARGLAR, from the coding sequence ATGATCTCGCTCTACCGGCCGGGGACCAGCATCCTGCACCGACTCCCTGCCGGTGCGAAGCTGTGTGCGCTCATCGTCGCGGCGCTGCTGGTCTCCTTCGCCCGACCGGGCAGCGTCGGGGCCGTGCTGCTGGTGCTCTCCGCATCCGGGCTGCTGCTCGTCGCGGGTCTCGGGTGGCGGGGCGTTGCGGCGGCCTGGTGGCGTCTGCGCTGGCTGATCCTGCTGCTCGGCGGGGCGCTCTGGGTATTCGTGGACGTCGGCACCGCTGTGCAGAGCACGGCGCGGGTGATCGCGCTCATCCTCCTGGCCGAGAGCGTGACCCGCTCGACGCGGATGGGGGACCTGCTCGACGTGCTGGAGCGGGCGATGCGGCCACTGAGGCGCTTCGGAGTGGACCCGGCATCGGTGGCGCTCACCGTCTCGCTCACCATCGCGATGGTCCCCGTGCTCGCCGGGTTCCTCGCGCAGGTTCGAGATGCCCAACGTGCCAGAGGGGTGCGGCTGGGCGCGCGTGCGGTGCTGCCGCTGCTCGTGCTGACACTGCGCCACGCGGACGACGTCGGCGACGCCCTCGCCGCACGCGGACTGGCACGCTGA
- a CDS encoding energy-coupling factor ABC transporter ATP-binding protein, with amino-acid sequence MTDPGIRFEGAGCTIDGERILHDVDLSLSAPRTAVIGANGSGKSTFARMLNGLRPCTQGRASVLGHDIVRDARMLRDRVGFVFTNPEAQILMPTPAEDIALSLRDLPKPLRAERVLDTLSRFGLAGREDQPAAALSGGQRQLLAIASVLASEPDLLVADEPTTLLDLRNARSIGELLLGLEVPVVIVTHDLELAAACDEAVLFDEGRVHAVGAPVDVIAAYRRLIG; translated from the coding sequence GTGACCGATCCCGGGATCCGCTTCGAGGGTGCCGGGTGCACGATCGACGGTGAGCGCATCCTGCACGACGTGGATCTGAGCCTGAGCGCGCCTCGGACGGCGGTCATCGGCGCGAACGGGTCGGGCAAGTCGACCTTCGCCCGCATGCTCAACGGGCTGCGCCCGTGCACGCAGGGGCGCGCCAGCGTTCTCGGCCACGACATCGTCAGGGACGCCAGAATGCTCCGCGACCGAGTCGGATTCGTCTTCACCAATCCTGAGGCGCAGATCCTCATGCCGACCCCGGCAGAGGACATAGCGCTGTCGCTGCGCGATCTGCCGAAGCCGCTGCGGGCAGAGCGGGTGCTCGACACGCTGTCGCGCTTCGGGCTGGCCGGACGCGAGGATCAGCCGGCGGCCGCGCTCTCGGGCGGGCAGCGTCAGCTGCTCGCGATCGCCTCTGTGCTCGCCTCGGAGCCGGACCTGCTCGTCGCGGACGAGCCGACCACACTGCTCGACCTGCGAAACGCGCGCAGCATCGGCGAGCTGCTGCTCGGCCTCGAGGTTCCCGTCGTCATCGTGACGCACGACCTCGAGCTCGCGGCCGCGTGCGACGAGGCCGTGCTGTTCGACGAAGGCAGGGTGCACGCCGTGGGCGCACCTGTCGATGTCATCGCCGCATACCGGCGGCTCATCGGATGA
- a CDS encoding biotin transporter BioY translates to MSDPRPLSADLARIAVFAALIIVLGTVVVPLPGGVPITGQTLGVMLAGLVLGARRAPLAILVVLALAAIGLPVLAGGRGGLGAFAGPTAGYMLGWVIGSIVIGLIAHSGRPSWWRTALATIIGGIAAVYLLGVPVQAAVTGVPLDLTALSTVAFLPGDLVKAGIATVLALGLRRAYPRAFPARSATAPASALS, encoded by the coding sequence ATGTCAGACCCCCGACCACTCAGCGCCGACCTCGCGCGCATCGCCGTCTTCGCCGCACTGATCATCGTGCTCGGCACCGTCGTCGTGCCCCTGCCGGGAGGCGTGCCGATCACCGGACAGACGCTCGGCGTGATGCTCGCCGGCCTCGTCCTCGGGGCACGACGTGCTCCTCTGGCGATCCTCGTCGTGCTCGCCCTCGCCGCGATCGGCCTGCCTGTTCTGGCGGGTGGACGAGGCGGCCTCGGGGCGTTCGCAGGACCGACTGCGGGCTACATGCTCGGCTGGGTCATCGGGTCGATCGTGATCGGCCTGATCGCGCACTCGGGTCGCCCAAGCTGGTGGCGCACCGCCCTCGCGACGATCATCGGCGGCATCGCCGCGGTGTATCTGCTCGGCGTCCCGGTGCAGGCCGCCGTCACGGGCGTTCCGCTCGATCTCACGGCGCTCTCCACCGTCGCCTTCCTGCCGGGCGACCTGGTCAAGGCCGGGATCGCGACGGTGCTCGCGCTGGGCCTGCGTCGGGCCTATCCGCGGGCATTCCCCGCGCGGAGCGCTACGGCACCAGCATCCGCTCTGTCGTGA
- a CDS encoding MFS transporter, with protein sequence MTGVTEIETIWDRTRLGITIGSVVLIFLAAIEALAVTTVMPVVSADLHGEALYAVAFSGTLATSVIGMVAAGTWSDRAGPRAPLYTAVALFLLGLVVSGLALDMYTFLAGRLVQGLGAGGQTVALYVVVARVYPPHLHGRIFAAYAAAWVVPSMIGPFLAGLVTELMHWRWTFLGVAVLTAAAFVLVVQRLSGVSLDSDAGDADSAPDADAPDATTASQGERGGFALRLLLAVVVAVCAVGVGFTVELPFSTGGPLAAIGIVAIGVALLPLLPRRTLRAAAGLPSVVLTRGLIAGAFFAAEAYIPKLLMDDHGFSPSIAGLALTLAALGWSSASAVQGRWGDRLGSRRIMLIAFALIMVALLAILGVVVLWPLPWIVMIGWGLAGAGMGLLYPRLTVLTLAYSTTRDEGFNSSALSIADATGSALAVAVAGLGFVAVPLLGSGFATVYLFAAVLTTIAMLPGLRMGDAQR encoded by the coding sequence GTGACCGGCGTCACCGAGATCGAGACGATCTGGGATCGCACTCGTCTCGGGATCACCATCGGCTCGGTCGTGCTCATCTTCCTCGCCGCGATCGAGGCCCTCGCCGTCACGACGGTGATGCCCGTGGTCAGCGCCGATCTGCATGGCGAGGCGCTGTACGCCGTCGCGTTCTCGGGCACGCTCGCGACGAGCGTCATCGGCATGGTTGCCGCCGGGACCTGGAGCGATCGAGCGGGTCCCCGCGCACCCCTGTACACCGCGGTCGCGCTCTTCCTCCTCGGACTGGTGGTCTCCGGTCTCGCCCTCGACATGTACACCTTCCTCGCCGGGCGGCTCGTCCAGGGACTCGGCGCCGGCGGACAGACCGTCGCCCTGTACGTCGTGGTCGCACGGGTGTACCCGCCGCACCTGCACGGGCGCATCTTCGCCGCATATGCCGCCGCCTGGGTGGTGCCGTCGATGATCGGACCGTTCCTGGCGGGCCTGGTGACCGAGCTGATGCACTGGCGCTGGACCTTCCTGGGCGTCGCGGTGCTGACGGCTGCGGCTTTCGTCCTCGTCGTGCAGCGGCTGAGCGGGGTGAGTCTCGACTCGGACGCGGGTGATGCGGATTCCGCTCCGGACGCCGATGCTCCGGATGCCACGACCGCTTCACAGGGAGAGCGCGGAGGATTCGCGCTGCGCCTGCTGCTCGCCGTCGTCGTCGCCGTCTGCGCGGTGGGCGTCGGCTTCACCGTCGAGCTGCCCTTCTCCACCGGCGGGCCGCTCGCCGCGATCGGCATCGTCGCGATCGGCGTCGCACTGCTGCCGCTGCTGCCCCGACGCACACTGCGCGCCGCGGCGGGCCTGCCGAGCGTCGTCCTCACGCGGGGTCTCATCGCCGGCGCGTTCTTCGCCGCCGAGGCGTACATCCCGAAGCTCCTCATGGATGACCACGGCTTCTCGCCGTCGATCGCGGGACTGGCGCTGACGCTCGCGGCGCTCGGCTGGTCCAGCGCGTCTGCGGTGCAGGGACGGTGGGGCGATCGCCTGGGCAGCAGGCGGATCATGCTGATCGCCTTCGCGCTGATCATGGTCGCGCTGCTCGCCATCCTCGGCGTGGTGGTGCTGTGGCCGCTGCCGTGGATCGTCATGATCGGGTGGGGGCTGGCCGGGGCAGGGATGGGACTGCTCTACCCACGGCTCACGGTGCTCACCCTCGCATACTCGACCACCCGCGACGAGGGCTTCAACTCCTCGGCGCTGTCGATCGCCGACGCCACGGGCTCGGCGCTCGCTGTGGCCGTTGCCGGCCTGGGATTCGTCGCCGTGCCGCTGCTCGGCAGCGGCTTCGCCACCGTGTATCTGTTCGCCGCCGTGCTGACCACCATCGCGATGCTCCCCGGACTCCGGATGGGCGACGCGCAGCGCTGA
- a CDS encoding DUF2510 domain-containing protein, translating to MTEQLPPAGWYPDPQGSSAQRYWDGSGWTGQLLPEPQRPSDPLRGADDARAAMPEPTRKRRVGLLLGSALVVTLALVATGVWGIGQLLPGALPFTSAKVPLSEASFYQKNAEWLRSEIVAAPDPFASNATVSGVRASTGYRAASREYLTEVLSELEAEGSREFDTLDEAEQYAYDFVTLRVSEAVEAISTGGIGTDLATTGFPQDEAVIAVEKQIAAATILPSGDGRYWDAAEALANLLGSTITLDQTAAECPPSTKPRILAFVCLGTEAGWSLVTYTPLGMDDVSSTGFVDTMKHELAHKLIHIQCGPPVTQWDEQYGEGVTNSYAVLFLGADPAQLSTQDDYAMNETTDAKARAIHENDLACFDGDVLPAP from the coding sequence ATGACCGAGCAGCTCCCTCCCGCAGGCTGGTATCCGGATCCTCAGGGCTCCTCGGCGCAGAGATACTGGGACGGCTCGGGCTGGACAGGCCAGCTCCTGCCCGAACCGCAGCGCCCCTCGGACCCGCTACGAGGTGCCGATGATGCCCGCGCCGCAATGCCCGAACCGACGAGGAAACGACGCGTTGGGCTACTTCTGGGGTCCGCCCTCGTGGTCACGCTGGCGCTGGTGGCGACAGGCGTGTGGGGCATCGGACAGCTCCTGCCCGGCGCACTCCCGTTCACGAGTGCCAAGGTCCCGCTGTCCGAGGCATCCTTCTACCAGAAGAACGCCGAGTGGCTCAGGTCGGAGATCGTGGCGGCTCCGGATCCGTTCGCGTCGAATGCGACGGTCAGCGGCGTGCGAGCATCCACCGGCTATCGGGCGGCATCTCGCGAGTATCTCACTGAGGTGCTCTCCGAACTGGAGGCGGAAGGCTCAAGAGAGTTCGACACTCTCGATGAGGCGGAGCAGTACGCCTACGACTTCGTCACCCTGCGCGTGAGCGAAGCGGTGGAAGCGATCTCGACAGGAGGCATCGGAACCGACCTCGCGACGACGGGCTTCCCGCAGGACGAGGCGGTCATCGCGGTCGAGAAGCAGATCGCCGCCGCCACGATCCTCCCGAGCGGCGACGGCAGATACTGGGATGCGGCGGAAGCGCTCGCGAATCTGCTCGGCTCGACAATCACACTCGATCAGACGGCGGCCGAGTGCCCGCCCAGTACGAAACCCCGCATCCTCGCCTTCGTCTGCCTCGGCACAGAAGCCGGCTGGAGCCTCGTGACGTACACGCCTCTCGGGATGGACGACGTGTCGAGCACCGGCTTCGTCGACACGATGAAGCATGAACTTGCACACAAGCTCATCCATATCCAGTGCGGTCCGCCCGTGACTCAGTGGGACGAGCAGTACGGCGAGGGCGTGACGAACTCCTACGCGGTCCTGTTCCTGGGTGCCGACCCGGCGCAGCTCAGCACGCAGGACGACTACGCGATGAATGAGACCACCGACGCGAAGGCGCGTGCGATCCACGAGAACGACCTGGCCTGCTTCGACGGCGACGTGCTGCCGGCTCCGTAG
- a CDS encoding MalY/PatB family protein: MPADVVALPLAELRQRTSEKWREYPEGVLPLLVAETDFPLAPAISAALDRAVRTGDTGYIASRTPLAASYSAFAERRFGWSPDPAGMRSTADVSMGIVEILRRVIAPGERVIVNPPVYPPFFELVEEAGGVVERVPLRDTGDAWELDLEGIAAALASGARAVLLCNPHNPTGTVHSAASLRALADLAAEHGAAVISDEIHAPLAQPEAGYTPFLAAGGASARIGYAVVSASKAFNLAGLKCALMVAASAETQRVLRELPVEVVWRTGQFGLLAAVAAFAPESDDWLDGLLRTLDENSRLLRSLLAEHLPEARYRMPDAGYLAWIDLTDLGWGANPARRILREAEVALHYGPAFGAEGAGHVRLNFGTSPEIITEAITRIAALRGTTGPRG; the protein is encoded by the coding sequence ATGCCTGCTGACGTCGTAGCTCTTCCCCTGGCGGAACTGCGGCAGCGCACGAGCGAGAAGTGGCGGGAGTACCCGGAAGGGGTGCTCCCGCTCCTCGTCGCCGAGACCGACTTCCCGCTCGCGCCCGCGATCAGTGCTGCGCTCGACCGGGCCGTGCGCACGGGCGACACGGGGTACATCGCATCCCGCACCCCCCTCGCCGCCTCGTATTCGGCGTTCGCCGAGCGACGCTTCGGCTGGTCTCCCGACCCGGCCGGCATGCGCAGCACGGCCGATGTGAGCATGGGTATCGTCGAGATCCTCCGCCGGGTGATCGCGCCGGGGGAGCGGGTGATCGTCAACCCTCCCGTGTATCCGCCGTTCTTCGAACTCGTCGAGGAGGCAGGCGGAGTCGTGGAGCGCGTGCCGTTGCGCGACACCGGGGATGCGTGGGAGCTCGACCTCGAGGGGATCGCCGCCGCGCTGGCGTCCGGCGCCAGGGCCGTGCTGCTGTGCAACCCCCACAACCCGACGGGGACCGTCCACTCCGCCGCGTCGCTGCGCGCACTCGCCGATCTCGCCGCCGAGCACGGTGCGGCGGTGATCTCGGACGAGATCCACGCCCCGCTCGCCCAGCCGGAGGCCGGATACACTCCCTTCCTCGCCGCGGGCGGAGCGTCGGCGCGGATCGGCTACGCCGTGGTGAGTGCCAGCAAGGCGTTCAACCTGGCCGGCCTCAAGTGCGCGCTGATGGTCGCCGCGAGCGCAGAGACCCAGCGGGTGCTTCGCGAACTGCCCGTCGAGGTGGTGTGGCGCACGGGTCAGTTCGGACTTCTCGCGGCCGTCGCCGCCTTCGCACCCGAGAGCGATGACTGGCTCGACGGGCTGCTGCGCACGCTCGATGAGAACAGTCGGCTGCTGCGGTCTCTGCTCGCCGAGCACCTGCCCGAGGCCCGATACCGGATGCCCGACGCCGGCTACCTGGCCTGGATCGACCTCACGGACCTCGGATGGGGCGCCAACCCCGCTCGGCGCATCCTGCGCGAGGCCGAGGTCGCCCTGCACTACGGACCGGCGTTCGGCGCGGAAGGTGCGGGGCACGTGCGCCTCAACTTCGGCACGAGCCCGGAGATCATCACCGAGGCGATCACACGCATCGCCGCGCTTCGGGGCACGACGGGTCCTCGAGGATGA
- a CDS encoding metal-sulfur cluster assembly factor, translating into MTATLTPEKHDEVTEALKDVMDPELGINVVDLGLIYDLSWDDENDALVIHMTLTSAGCPLTDVLEEQTAQALDSVVDQFRINWVWMPPWGPERITDDGRDMMRALGFAI; encoded by the coding sequence ATGACCGCGACGCTCACCCCTGAGAAGCACGACGAGGTCACCGAGGCTCTCAAGGACGTCATGGACCCGGAGCTCGGGATCAACGTCGTCGACCTCGGCCTGATCTACGACCTCTCCTGGGACGACGAGAACGACGCGCTGGTCATCCACATGACGCTGACCAGTGCCGGCTGCCCGCTCACCGACGTGCTCGAGGAGCAGACCGCGCAGGCGCTGGACTCCGTCGTCGATCAGTTCCGCATCAACTGGGTATGGATGCCGCCGTGGGGCCCGGAGCGGATCACCGACGACGGACGCGACATGATGCGCGCGCTCGGATTCGCGATCTGA